Part of the Janibacter endophyticus genome is shown below.
CGAACATCCACCTCGGTGCGCGGGGCGATGACGGCGGGCTCGTGATGCTCGGCAAGACCTTCAAGGGCATGACCGACGAGATGCTCGCGTGGCAGACCGAGCGCTTCCTCGAGCTCGAGACGCACCGGGACGACTGGACGGTCTACGTGCGCCCGGAGCAGGTCGTCGAGGTGGCGGTCGACGGGGTGCAGACCTCGCGGCGCTACCCGGCGGGGATCGCCCTGCGCTTCGCCCGCGTGCTGCGCTACCGCGACGACAAGACGGCGGTCGAGGCGGACACGGTCGCAGCCGTGCGGGCCCTGCTCGACTGAGGTTCGTGGTGAGCGAGGACCCCTGGCTGCCCTGAACCCGAGCATCGGTCGACGTCATCACCCAGCGCGTCGCCCCGAGGCTGCGACCAGGCCAGAAGGTCCACTGGATCGTCCCCGGCCAGTTCGAGGCCCGCCAGCTCCTCGACCGCGAGGTCGTCGACCTCCTCAACGAACGATTCCCCGGCCAGGTGACCGAACCCATCCGCAAGGCCGTCGCCGCCGCCGACGCCTACACCGCGGGGATGCCCGTGAGCCTCTACGAGCCCGGCTCCGCCATCGCCGAGGACTACCGCAACGCCATGCGGCAGATCACCGGCCGCGACGAGGAAGGGGCCAAGTGATGGCACGCAAGCGCACCAGCCTCCGCGATACCACCACAAACACCACACCCAAGCCCGAGGGCGCCGGGCGCACCCTCCGCGACCACAACCGGGCCGCGATCTCCCGAGCTGACGCGCCCACCAAGGCGGCGCCTCAGCCGGAACCGCAGCCCGAGCCGCGGGGGAGCGGCGCGACCCCGGCCAGCAGGAGCGCGACCCCGAGCAGCAGGACCGCGACCCCGGCCAGGGTGGCCTTATCAAGTAGGACCGCGGCCCCGGCCAGCAGGAACGCAACCCCGGCCAGCAGGCCCGCGACCCCGAGCAGCAGGAACGCAACCCCGGCCAGGGTGTCCCTATCAAGTAGGACCGCAACCCCGAGCAGCAGGAGCGCGACCCCGAGCAGCAGGGTCGCGACCCCGAGCAACAGGCCCGCGACCCCGAGCAACAGGAGCGCAACCCCGAGGGCGACGTCATCGATGGAGAGGCGGGTGCGCAGCGCATTCCAGGTCAATGAGGTGCTGGCGATGGCGAGCAGGCTGATCCCCAGGATGGTGGGAACAACCGGCCCGTCAGCGGCCAGCACGGGGGCGAGACCCAGGTAGGCCAGCAGGAACACACTGGCGATGAGACGGCCGAGGGGGCTCGCGCCGCGCCGTTCACGGCTAAGGACTCCGCCGGGCATGGTGATGATGACGAACAGGACCGCGACCGCAGAAGGTGCGTAGACCCACAGTCCATCCGTAGAACCGATCCAATCGGTGATCAGTCTGTCAACGACCCCGAGTCCAAGAACGCCGATGAGCCACCAAGCCGCTCGGTCAGCTCTGGAAGTGGGTCTCTGCACGAGGAGCAGACTTGCAGAATCAACACGCTCGGACCGGCACCTGCTCGGAAACGTTCGTTTACGGGACGACAGGCCGTCCCATATGACGCACCGTCACCGGACAACCCTTCTCGGGCGGTCTTGCGAACATTCGGGCGTGGGTTTCCGCCGATGACCTGCACCGCCTCCGCAACGGGTTCCTCCTACGGGACGGACAACTGGACCGACCGCAACCGCTGCGAGGGCGGACCACTGAGCGTTAGGGGGTCCCGTCCGGCTCCGATGCCCTCTCCAGGCTTCGGACCACTGCCAGGCGGTGGAGCTCAGACCGTCGGATGAGGAGTGCGGCAACGGGCGCCCGCGATCGCGCTGGCGGCGTGATGATTGGTCGTCATTCGCGCCCTTTGGTTCCTTCGCGCACCATCCGACGATGTTCGCCGCGGCCGGCGGCGTGCCCGCGTTGCGGGCGGAGTCGTTCAGTCGCGAGCGATGCGAAGGGCGACCCAGAGCGCGCACCTTCGGCAGATGTAGGCCGGTTCGCTCCCGAGTGCGTGGAGCGACCTTCGTGGCCGCTGGCGGCCGCAGCACGAGCATCGTTGCTGGGTGTCATCGGCCATGTCGCGATGGTGCCACGGGCCGGTGACCTTCGCGGGTCACAGGTAGCGGCAGACGTCCTCGGGGGAGCATGTGGCCGGGTCGCCAGTGGTGGCGTGCTCGCGCAGGATGGCGATCGTGGTGCGTAGCTGCGCGAGCTCGGCGAGCTGCCGGTCGATGACCGCGAGGCGGGTGTCGAGCAGGTCGGTGACGTGCTGGCAGGGGGCCTGGCCCCGGTCTCGGATGGCCAGCACCTGGCCGATCTGGGCCAGGGTCAGCCCGGCGGCTTGGCCCCGGCGGATGAAGTGCAGCCGGTCGAGCACCTCGGGGCCGTAGTCCCGGTACCCCGCCGGGCTGCGGTCGGGGTCGGGGAGGAGTCCGACGTCCTCGTAGTACCGCAGGGTCTTAGCTGTCGTGCCTGACGCCTGAGCCACCTCACCGATCCGCATGCCACTCATTCTGCCTTGACCTTCCAGTGCACTGGAAGGTCGATCCTGGTCCTGAGGCGCGGCAACAAGGGAGGACTTATGACGGCAACGGACAAGGGCAGGTCGTATGACCTGGCAGTGATCGGGTCCGGTGGGGCGGCGTTCGCGGCCGCGATCCGCGCCACCACCCTGGGCAAGCGGGTGGTGATGATCGAGCGCGGCACCATCGGCGGTACCTGCGTGAACACCGGGTGTGTGCCCTCCAAAGCCCTGCTCGCGGCCGCCGAGGCCCGCCACGTCACACTCGACGCCGCCCGGTTCCCCGGTCTGCCACTCCCCGACGCCCCACCGGTCGACATGCCCGCCATGGTCGCCGGCAAGGACAAGCTCGTCGGATCGCTGCGCAGCGAGAAGTACGCGGCCCTGGCCGCCGAGTACGGGTGGGCCCTCCACCCCGGCGAGGCCACCTTCGTCGGCACACCGACTGAGCCGGCACTCCGCGTGACCGGCCCGGACGGCACGGCGGAAACCGTCCGGGCCGCGCACCACCTCATCGCTACCGGCTCCACGCCCTGGGCGCCGCCGGTCCCCGGCCTGCAGGAGGCCGGTTATCTGACCTCGACGACCGCGATGGAGCTGGACCACGTCCCGGAGTCGCTGCTGGTCATCGGCGGCGGCTACGTCGCCATGGAGCAGGCCCAGCTCTTCTCCCGCCTCGGTGCCCAGGTCACCATGCTCGTCCGCTCACGGCTGGCCTCCCACGAGGAACCCGAGGCCGCCACCGCCCTGGAAGAAATCCTCGCCGACGAAGGCATCGAGATCATCCGCGGCGCGGTGCCCACCGCGGTGCGCCGCGACCCGGCCACCGGCGAGGTCACGGTCACCGCCACCACCGCCGACGGCTCACACGAGCTCCGCGCGGCCGAGCTCCTCGTTGCCACCGGCCGCCGCCCGGTCACCGGCACGCTCGGCCTCGACACCATCGGCGTGCGCGCCGGCAAGCGCGGCGAGGTCATCATCGACAGCCACCTGCGCACCACGAACCCGCGGATCTGGGCCGCGGGTGACGTCACCGCCCACCCGCAGTTCGTGTACGTCGCCGCGGCCCACGGCGCCCTGGTCGCCGACAACGCCCTCACCGGAGCCGGCCGGGAGGTCGACTACCGCCACCTGCCCCGGGTCGTGTTCACCAGCCCCGCCCTGGCCTCCGTCGGAATGACCGACCAGCAGGCCCGCACTGCCGGGATCCGCTGCGACAGCCGCGTCCTGCCCCTGGCGCACGTCCCGCGCGCCATCGTCAACCGTGACACCCGCGGGCTCATCAAGATCGTCACCGACGGCGACACCGGCCGCATCATCGGCATCACCGCCCTCGCCCAGGACGCCGGTGACCTCGCCGCCGCCGGCGTCTACATCCTCGAGGCCGGCATGACCACCGACCAGGTCGCCAACCTCTGGAGCCCCTACCTGACCATGGCCGAAGGCCTCAAACTCACCGCCCAAACCTTCACCACCGACATCACCAAACTCTCCTGCTGCGCAGCATGAACCCGCACAGGGATCCCTATACCGGAGCGTCGAGCCTGGCGACCTCTCTCGTTCGCTTTGGCTCCGTCAGAGACCGAACGCTCCTCCGCTGACGAGGATGACGATGCCGAGGCCGATCAGGACGATGGGGAACAGGATGTGTTCCCAGCGCTCGAGGACTTCAGCGATCGGCGGCCGGGTGGCAACGAACTTGGCGACTACGACCAGGACCGCGACGAGCGCGAGGAAGACGAGGCAGTAGGCGACCACTGCGATGGGTTCCACGCTGAGGAAGACGGGGACATAGACGCCGATGTTGTCTCCGCCGTTGGCGAAGGTGACTCCTGCGACGGTCCACGCGCTGACCTTCGTGCCCGTGACCTTGGCGTCATCGTCGTCATCGTCTCCGCGCCAGGCTTGCCATGCAGCCCAGAGACCGAGGGCCAGGGGGATGAGCCCGAAGTACGGGATAGCTGCTGAGGGCAGGAATGCTCCGGCTCCGATAGTCACCAGCACAGCGGCACCGAGGATGCAGGCGAACCCCACGTACTGGCCGACCAAGATGCGGGTGGTCGTCCCGCGTTGGCCCGCGCCGCGGGCGAAGAACAAGGAGAGCACGATGATGTCGTCGATGTTGGTCGCGATGAACAGGCCGATTGCCTGCAGGACCGCAGCCAGGATCACGCGCCCGCCTCTGCTGCGTCGCATCCGTGCACCGAGCAGGCAGGATCGATGCACGGGGCGTTCTCGTCAACCGCGAGGGTGACGTCAACCAGGGCGGTCAGCGCCTGCGTCAG
Proteins encoded:
- a CDS encoding heavy metal-responsive transcriptional regulator, with the translated sequence MRIGEVAQASGTTAKTLRYYEDVGLLPDPDRSPAGYRDYGPEVLDRLHFIRRGQAAGLTLAQIGQVLAIRDRGQAPCQHVTDLLDTRLAVIDRQLAELAQLRTTIAILREHATTGDPATCSPEDVCRYL
- the merA gene encoding mercury(II) reductase; the encoded protein is MTATDKGRSYDLAVIGSGGAAFAAAIRATTLGKRVVMIERGTIGGTCVNTGCVPSKALLAAAEARHVTLDAARFPGLPLPDAPPVDMPAMVAGKDKLVGSLRSEKYAALAAEYGWALHPGEATFVGTPTEPALRVTGPDGTAETVRAAHHLIATGSTPWAPPVPGLQEAGYLTSTTAMELDHVPESLLVIGGGYVAMEQAQLFSRLGAQVTMLVRSRLASHEEPEAATALEEILADEGIEIIRGAVPTAVRRDPATGEVTVTATTADGSHELRAAELLVATGRRPVTGTLGLDTIGVRAGKRGEVIIDSHLRTTNPRIWAAGDVTAHPQFVYVAAAHGALVADNALTGAGREVDYRHLPRVVFTSPALASVGMTDQQARTAGIRCDSRVLPLAHVPRAIVNRDTRGLIKIVTDGDTGRIIGITALAQDAGDLAAAGVYILEAGMTTDQVANLWSPYLTMAEGLKLTAQTFTTDITKLSCCAA
- a CDS encoding cadmium resistance transporter, translated to MILAAVLQAIGLFIATNIDDIIVLSLFFARGAGQRGTTTRILVGQYVGFACILGAAVLVTIGAGAFLPSAAIPYFGLIPLALGLWAAWQAWRGDDDDDDAKVTGTKVSAWTVAGVTFANGGDNIGVYVPVFLSVEPIAVVAYCLVFLALVAVLVVVAKFVATRPPIAEVLERWEHILFPIVLIGLGIVILVSGGAFGL